The nucleotide sequence ATCAACGCCTTCATCGAGAACAACCTTGGCCCCGTCGAAGCCGCCCTCGGCAACGAGGACTTCGAGTCCTTCGAGGCCGCCTACCACGACGCCACCCGCCGCGCCAACGAGTACCACGACGAGTTCCGCAAGGGCTACCTCGTCTGGAAGCTCCCCGACCACCCCAACCCCCAGCTCGACTTCACCCCGCGGCAGTAGGGGCGATGTGCGAGTCTGAGCACCCTGAGACTCTCGAAGGACCGCCTCCGTTCGTCCTGAGGGAAATCGAAGGACGAACGATCACGTAGGCCCCCTACTCCCCCCGCAGCCAAACATCATCCCACCGAGACTGGTTGTACAGCATGAAGTCCCGAGGCGCCCACCCCTGCACCTCTCTGCGAACGCCATACAGGTACACCGCGTAGTGCCCCACCACGGCCGGCACAACCTCCATGAGCAGCCGCGTCTCCGCCGCGTGCGCCAGCTCCCGCCGCCGAGCCGGGTCCAGCTCGACGCGCTGCGCCGCCAGCAGCCGGTCCGCCTCCGCGTCCGTCGCGTAGGAGAGGTTGTTGGGCCCGTCTGTCGTGAAGTGCGCCCACAGGTAGTGGTCCGGGTCCGTCGTGTTGAACGCGACCCCGCCGATGCGCACGTCGTAGTCGCCCTGCAGCATCCGCCCAATCGACGCCCCGAACTCCGCCTGGTCCACCTGCACGTCGAGCCCCAGCTTCCGCCACTGGTCCTGGAAAAAGAGCGCGCTGTTCACCCACACCGGCACGTCGCTCCGCACCATGATCGCCGTCGAGAACCCTTCCGGGTACCCGGCCTCGGCGAGCAGCAACTTCGCCCGCTCGACGTCCCCCTCCCTGTCCGCGCCGTACCCCGGCAGCCCGAGCAACTGCTCCGTCGAGAGCCCCAGCGGCGTGTCGGGCGGGCTGAACCCCGCCGTCATCCCGATGCCGCCCGCGCCGCCCGTCACCAGCGTCAGGTACGCCTCACGGTCGATGGCCAGCGACAGCGCCTGCCGCACCCGCGCGTCGTCGAAGGGCGCCCGGTTCACGTTGAACGCCGCGCCCATCCAGAACGGCCCCCGCGCCTCCACCACGTCGATGGCCTCCCCATAGTCCTGCCGTGCCTGCCGCGCCTGCGTCGGCGTCAGGCTCGCCGTCCCCGATGGCGTCGTGTGCACCCGCCCCGTCGCCAGCGCCGCAAACCGCGCCGCAGAGTCCTTCATGATGAAGAATTCGATGCCGTCCAAATACGGCTTGCCCTCGTCCCAGTAGTTGGGGGTCTTGTCTACGCGGAAGCTGCTGCCCTGCTTGTACTCCGTGAATGTGAACGGCCCCGTGCCGACAAGCGCCTCCGGGTTGCTCCGAAGCCCCCGCGGGTCCTCGGCCGTCTCCCGCTCCATCACGTGCTTGGACACCACCATGTA is from Chloroflexota bacterium and encodes:
- a CDS encoding ABC transporter substrate-binding protein, encoding MAMACREDAGPTAEPVVSAEPEAGAEQAASIEPTAGDEIAYGGVLVRAHATDPAGFDPVQDSSIAALDLIAPIYSQLVRLDPEAPDGALRPELAERWEVGADGRSITFHLRQGVQWHDGMPFIADDVVSHFNRVISPPKGLFSSQRAPFLDVVDITAPDAATVVFQTGNPSAGLLRSFAGGHYMVVSKHVMERETAEDPRGLRSNPEALVGTGPFTFTEYKQGSSFRVDKTPNYWDEGKPYLDGIEFFIMKDSAARFAALATGRVHTTPSGTASLTPTQARQARQDYGEAIDVVEARGPFWMGAAFNVNRAPFDDARVRQALSLAIDREAYLTLVTGGAGGIGMTAGFSPPDTPLGLSTEQLLGLPGYGADREGDVERAKLLLAEAGYPEGFSTAIMVRSDVPVWVNSALFFQDQWRKLGLDVQVDQAEFGASIGRMLQGDYDVRIGGVAFNTTDPDHYLWAHFTTDGPNNLSYATDAEADRLLAAQRVELDPARRRELAHAAETRLLMEVVPAVVGHYAVYLYGVRREVQGWAPRDFMLYNQSRWDDVWLRGE